Proteins encoded together in one uncultured Desulfosarcina sp. window:
- a CDS encoding methyl-accepting chemotaxis protein has protein sequence MKLNLHSISTKLILGGILAVLIPLIIVGYISFSKAATSLMALSKGQVQGIASDLARLTRSVIQAEMEKARVLASQKEIIALSEAVSHSGVQANRFEIETVFADLSVEFRNMGNHYQGIFITNADGEVFTGVLEGGREYKDVNVGDKDYFQSARQEGKAVLGNMTISKSTGKPIAVACAPIKTRNGNFLGTFGLVIHADYFTDVVSGRKIGKTGYGYMADATGLCIAHPKPENILKTNFSDIKEMDAIIRGMKAQETGVEEYVFKGTAKIAGFAPVGVNGWAVAGTQDQDEFLAASNSIRNINIVVTLVAAAIVALAVFFSARAIVKPINAAVAGLKDIAQGEGDLTMRLEATTKDEVGELARWFNTFIEKLQGIIKDIAGGVQTLSSSSTELSAISEQMTQGIQNVSEKANTVSAAAEEMSANMNNVAAAMEESATNTNMVASAAEEMSSTIGEIAQNAEKARSISDEAAHKASTASNNMDELGNAANSIGKVIETITDISEQVNLLALNATIEAARAGEAGKGFAVVANEIKELAKQTAEATQDIKDKIEGIQGTTTTTVGQIAEITQVINDVNDVVATIATAVEEQSAATKEIATNVAQASQGIQEVNENVNQSSTVAVEISSDIAGVSTSMDEMSTSSGQVNLSAQELSNLSESLKNMVDQFKV, from the coding sequence ATGAAACTCAATCTGCATTCTATTTCTACCAAATTGATCCTTGGCGGCATTTTGGCCGTACTGATCCCATTGATCATAGTGGGCTATATTTCTTTCTCCAAGGCCGCAACGTCCTTGATGGCGCTGTCCAAGGGGCAGGTCCAAGGCATTGCTTCGGATCTGGCGCGGTTGACCCGCAGCGTCATCCAGGCCGAAATGGAAAAAGCCCGCGTCCTTGCCAGCCAGAAGGAAATTATTGCGTTGAGTGAAGCCGTCAGTCATTCCGGTGTCCAAGCCAATCGATTTGAGATTGAAACGGTCTTTGCCGATCTGTCTGTTGAATTCCGTAACATGGGGAATCACTACCAGGGCATTTTCATCACCAACGCCGATGGTGAAGTGTTTACCGGCGTGCTGGAGGGCGGGAGAGAGTACAAGGACGTCAATGTCGGCGACAAGGATTATTTTCAATCTGCACGACAGGAAGGTAAAGCCGTTCTGGGCAACATGACGATCTCGAAAAGCACTGGCAAGCCGATTGCCGTGGCCTGTGCCCCCATCAAAACCAGGAACGGAAATTTCCTGGGAACATTCGGGTTGGTAATCCACGCGGATTATTTCACCGATGTGGTTTCAGGTCGAAAAATCGGAAAAACCGGCTACGGTTATATGGCCGATGCAACCGGTCTTTGCATCGCGCATCCCAAACCCGAAAATATTCTCAAGACCAACTTTTCCGACATCAAGGAGATGGACGCCATCATCCGAGGAATGAAGGCCCAGGAGACCGGTGTGGAAGAATACGTTTTCAAGGGAACTGCAAAAATCGCCGGATTTGCCCCTGTGGGCGTCAACGGCTGGGCCGTCGCCGGCACACAGGATCAGGACGAGTTTCTGGCTGCATCCAACAGTATTCGCAATATCAACATCGTTGTCACTCTGGTGGCCGCCGCGATCGTGGCCCTGGCCGTTTTCTTCTCCGCCCGGGCCATCGTTAAACCCATCAATGCGGCCGTGGCCGGGCTCAAGGACATCGCCCAGGGCGAGGGCGATTTGACCATGCGCCTGGAGGCCACGACCAAGGACGAGGTCGGCGAACTGGCCCGCTGGTTCAACACCTTTATCGAGAAGCTCCAGGGCATCATCAAGGACATCGCCGGCGGGGTGCAGACCCTCTCTTCCTCCTCCACCGAACTGTCCGCCATCTCCGAGCAGATGACCCAGGGCATCCAGAACGTTTCCGAAAAGGCCAACACCGTTTCGGCGGCGGCCGAGGAGATGAGCGCCAACATGAACAATGTGGCCGCCGCCATGGAGGAGTCCGCTACCAACACCAACATGGTGGCCTCCGCTGCCGAGGAGATGTCCTCAACCATCGGCGAGATCGCCCAGAACGCCGAAAAAGCCCGCAGCATTTCCGACGAAGCGGCCCATAAGGCCTCCACCGCCTCCAACAATATGGACGAGTTGGGCAACGCGGCCAACTCCATCGGCAAGGTCATCGAGACCATCACCGACATCAGCGAGCAGGTCAACCTGCTGGCCCTGAACGCCACCATCGAGGCGGCCCGGGCCGGCGAGGCCGGCAAGGGCTTTGCCGTGGTCGCCAACGAGATCAAGGAACTGGCCAAGCAGACCGCCGAGGCGACCCAGGATATCAAGGACAAGATCGAAGGCATCCAGGGAACAACGACCACTACCGTGGGCCAGATTGCCGAAATCACTCAGGTCATCAACGACGTCAACGACGTGGTAGCCACCATCGCCACGGCCGTGGAGGAGCAGTCGGCCGCCACCAAGGAGATCGCCACCAACGTGGCCCAGGCTTCCCAGGGCATTCAGGAAGTCAACGAGAATGTCAATCAGAGCAGTACGGTCGCCGTGGAGATCTCCAGCGACATCGCCGGTGTGAGTACGTCCATGGACGAGATGTCTACCAGCAGCGGCCAGGTCAACCTCAGCGCCCAGGAGCTTTCCAACCTGTCGGAAAGCCTCAAAAACATGGTCGATCAGTTCAAGGTTTGA
- a CDS encoding FAD-dependent oxidoreductase, protein MTILKHLFSPIQIGRMQAKNRLLMSAMSINFGVDENNHVTDQLTGYLAARAKGGAGMILVGGGGVHPTGLELPGLPALWDDACIPSMKKMVDTVKSFDTCFGMQLMHGGRQSYHDRKVAPSPLPAPAVVKGVPKELDEEGIAELVAAFGDAARRCRDAGFDFVEVHGAHGYLINQFLAPNSNHRQDRYGGSFENRIRFFLELLADIKAKAGSDFPVGLRINGEDYIDGGWTLDDALRLAPILEAKGADYLHVSAGVYGSKQLTIPSMYVEHGCFVHLAEAVKKVVNIPVIGVGRVKSPELADRILKEGRADVVAMGRALIADPMLPKKALAGNLKAIRPCLGCCLGCIHAVLALEPGSCVVNPDVGREYLMDGDEKAATPKTVLVVGAGPAGLAVARKAAIRGHRVTVAEEKGFVGGLLRLAAKVPGRREIMDIVDFLNAEIERLGVSLRLNTVLDEKLLDAVNPDTVVLASGSMPDMPIIKGLFTTRMDLCTVTEVLDGKIVGDRVIIVGGGQAGLVTADFLAEKGHEVALLNRKRHFAEEMSSNDRFYLRERLKRRSVTLFKQVAVKTFTDDGVVFTSAGNPVTLEDFDSVVVAEAMTPMRDAKQLLDRRKLDVHVIGDAKTPRNLMLAQSEAEEIARSL, encoded by the coding sequence ATGACCATCCTCAAGCATCTTTTTTCACCCATCCAGATTGGACGGATGCAGGCCAAAAACCGGCTGCTCATGTCGGCTATGAGCATCAATTTCGGCGTGGACGAAAACAACCATGTTACCGACCAGTTGACCGGCTACCTGGCCGCGCGGGCCAAAGGGGGAGCCGGCATGATCCTGGTGGGCGGCGGCGGCGTGCATCCCACCGGTCTGGAACTGCCCGGTCTTCCCGCGCTGTGGGACGATGCCTGTATTCCGTCCATGAAGAAAATGGTCGATACGGTCAAGTCCTTCGATACCTGTTTCGGGATGCAGTTGATGCACGGCGGGCGCCAGTCATACCACGACCGCAAGGTGGCGCCGTCGCCCCTGCCGGCGCCGGCGGTGGTCAAGGGTGTCCCCAAGGAATTGGACGAAGAGGGGATTGCCGAACTGGTGGCCGCTTTTGGCGATGCGGCCCGACGCTGCCGGGACGCCGGCTTCGATTTCGTGGAGGTTCACGGCGCCCACGGCTACCTGATCAACCAGTTTCTGGCGCCCAACTCGAATCATCGCCAGGACCGCTACGGCGGGAGCTTCGAAAACCGCATCCGCTTTTTTCTCGAACTGCTGGCGGACATCAAGGCCAAGGCCGGCAGCGATTTCCCCGTAGGGCTGCGGATCAACGGCGAGGATTACATCGACGGGGGCTGGACCCTCGACGATGCCCTGCGCCTGGCGCCGATTTTGGAAGCAAAGGGAGCGGACTACCTGCACGTGTCGGCCGGCGTATACGGCTCCAAACAGTTGACCATCCCCTCCATGTACGTGGAGCATGGCTGTTTCGTGCACCTGGCCGAGGCTGTGAAAAAAGTGGTGAATATTCCCGTGATCGGCGTCGGGCGTGTCAAGAGCCCGGAACTGGCCGACCGCATTTTAAAAGAGGGGCGGGCCGACGTGGTAGCCATGGGCCGGGCCCTGATCGCCGACCCCATGCTGCCGAAAAAAGCGCTGGCCGGCAACCTGAAGGCCATCCGGCCGTGCCTCGGCTGCTGCCTGGGCTGCATTCATGCCGTTTTAGCCCTGGAGCCCGGCTCCTGCGTGGTCAATCCGGATGTAGGGCGGGAATATCTGATGGACGGAGACGAAAAGGCGGCAACTCCGAAAACCGTTCTGGTTGTGGGGGCCGGTCCTGCCGGTCTGGCCGTGGCCCGCAAGGCGGCCATACGCGGACATCGGGTAACCGTTGCCGAAGAGAAAGGCTTTGTGGGCGGACTGCTGCGCCTGGCGGCAAAGGTGCCCGGCCGTAGAGAGATCATGGATATCGTCGATTTTCTCAACGCCGAAATCGAACGTCTGGGCGTGTCTCTGCGACTCAACACGGTTTTGGACGAAAAGCTGCTGGATGCCGTCAACCCGGATACGGTGGTGCTGGCTTCGGGTAGTATGCCGGACATGCCCATCATCAAGGGACTGTTTACCACCCGGATGGATCTGTGTACGGTGACCGAGGTGCTGGATGGAAAAATTGTCGGGGACCGGGTGATCATCGTGGGCGGGGGCCAGGCGGGACTGGTTACGGCGGATTTTCTGGCGGAAAAGGGACACGAGGTGGCCCTGCTCAACCGCAAACGCCATTTCGCCGAGGAGATGTCCAGCAACGACCGCTTCTACCTCAGGGAGCGGCTCAAACGGCGGAGCGTAACCCTTTTTAAACAGGTGGCGGTCAAGACCTTCACCGACGACGGCGTTGTGTTTACCTCTGCCGGCAATCCGGTAACCCTGGAGGATTTCGACAGCGTCGTGGTGGCCGAGGCCATGACGCCGATGCGCGACGCCAAACAACTGCTGGACCGCCGCAAGCTGGATGTGCATGTCATCGGCGATGCCAAAACGCCGCGCAACCTCATGCTGGCCCAAAGCGAGGCCGAAGAAATTGCACGATCGCTGTGA
- a CDS encoding NAD(P)H-binding protein has protein sequence MPKRTVLLLGATGLVGGYLLDGLLNAEFCGRVVTLTRSAIKNTGAAAKLDSRLVDFERPEKWRDQVAADLVFCAMGTTMKKAGSREAFRRVDFDYPLTVAQAARNQGCRHFLLVSAMGANPGARLFYNRVKGELEAAILTLEFDSVSIFRPSLLLGNRPEFRLGEAL, from the coding sequence ATGCCAAAGCGCACCGTTTTGTTGTTGGGGGCAACCGGGTTGGTGGGCGGTTATCTGCTGGATGGCTTGCTGAACGCAGAATTCTGTGGCCGGGTCGTGACCTTGACCCGATCAGCGATAAAAAATACAGGCGCAGCTGCGAAGCTGGATTCACGTTTGGTTGATTTCGAGCGGCCTGAAAAGTGGCGCGATCAAGTGGCTGCCGATCTGGTTTTTTGCGCCATGGGCACGACGATGAAAAAAGCCGGGAGCCGCGAAGCTTTCCGCCGGGTGGATTTTGACTACCCGTTGACCGTGGCCCAGGCGGCCCGTAACCAAGGGTGCCGGCATTTCCTTTTGGTTTCGGCGATGGGGGCCAATCCCGGTGCACGACTGTTTTACAATCGGGTCAAGGGTGAACTGGAGGCGGCCATCCTAACATTGGAATTCGACAGTGTCAGCATTTTCAGGCCCTCTCTCCTGCTGGGAAACAGGCCGGAGTTCCGCCTTGGGGAGGCCCTATGA
- a CDS encoding alpha/beta hydrolase, with translation MFAGASLLLYLFQGRMIFFPQPTAPATLSRHADREIRLQHAGLTLTGWFFNNGIDADHPLIVYYGGNAEDVSLNFADLNRFSARSFLFMNYRGYGQSQGRPSERALCEDALFIFDRIIESEGIDPSHVVLMGRSLGSGVAVHVAANRRVGGVVLVTPFDSLVNVARAHYPIFPVKWLLRHRFDSAALAPDIAAPALFLTASHDRIVPPSFADNLRRVWGGKTTAVRIEGTDHNTIETSPDYWEAVNAFLSADSRLEDKTEQIRP, from the coding sequence GTGTTCGCTGGCGCCAGCCTGCTGCTCTATCTGTTCCAGGGCAGGATGATCTTCTTTCCCCAGCCCACTGCGCCGGCAACCCTGTCCCGCCACGCCGACCGCGAGATCCGGTTGCAGCACGCCGGGCTTACGCTCACCGGATGGTTCTTCAACAACGGGATCGATGCGGACCATCCCCTGATCGTCTATTACGGCGGCAACGCCGAGGACGTCTCCTTGAACTTCGCCGATCTCAACCGTTTTTCTGCCCGGTCCTTTTTGTTCATGAACTACCGCGGATACGGGCAGAGCCAGGGCCGTCCGTCCGAACGCGCCCTTTGCGAAGACGCCCTTTTCATTTTCGATCGGATCATCGAATCCGAAGGCATCGACCCGTCCCATGTCGTGCTCATGGGGCGCAGTCTCGGTTCGGGAGTGGCCGTGCACGTAGCTGCAAACCGCCGGGTCGGCGGCGTGGTGCTGGTGACCCCTTTCGACTCGCTGGTCAACGTGGCCAGGGCCCACTATCCGATCTTTCCGGTAAAATGGCTGCTCCGGCACCGCTTCGATTCGGCCGCCCTAGCACCGGATATCGCCGCACCGGCCCTTTTCCTCACCGCTTCCCATGACCGGATCGTACCGCCCAGCTTCGCCGACAATCTGCGCCGCGTGTGGGGCGGGAAGACTACGGCGGTGCGTATCGAGGGAACCGACCACAACACCATCGAGACCTCGCCGGACTATTGGGAGGCGGTCAATGCATTTTTGTCGGCAGACTCCCGGTTGGAAGACAAGACAGAACAAATTCGACCTTAA
- a CDS encoding ABC transporter substrate binding protein, whose product MATKKINNTPELIAEQARIALEKIAQFQPDVVLILDDNAFRTVGLPLSGKPVAIVFCGLNVQPEDYNRIQPFMKDRLHPGGNITGIYEKLHIREGIKVLASMHDIKKFLFLDDLSPTGKAIAKQVDLEINSEEGKDMLPCEIEQATMHSWEEYRETIEAINKSDEIGAFYLGALLLKDAAGNSYTAAEIIPYTIEHANKPAMAPNYAFIKLGLFGGLSVDFYAMGKQAGLKVVQILSGSDPGQLPIDDAKKVAIVFNLTRAEKLGIKIPSDILLAADEVFRK is encoded by the coding sequence ATGGCCACCAAGAAAATAAACAATACCCCCGAACTCATCGCCGAACAAGCTCGGATCGCACTCGAAAAAATAGCTCAATTTCAGCCGGATGTGGTTCTCATATTGGATGACAATGCATTTAGAACGGTCGGCCTGCCGCTGTCGGGCAAGCCCGTCGCAATCGTTTTCTGCGGATTGAATGTGCAACCGGAAGACTACAATCGAATCCAACCGTTTATGAAGGATCGACTCCACCCGGGAGGAAATATCACCGGCATTTACGAGAAACTGCATATCCGCGAGGGCATTAAAGTGCTGGCCTCGATGCATGACATCAAAAAATTCCTCTTTCTCGATGATTTATCGCCCACGGGCAAAGCCATCGCCAAGCAGGTCGATTTGGAAATCAATTCCGAGGAGGGGAAAGATATGCTGCCGTGCGAGATCGAACAGGCAACCATGCACTCCTGGGAAGAATACCGGGAAACCATTGAAGCCATAAATAAATCCGATGAAATCGGCGCATTTTACCTCGGCGCGCTATTGCTCAAAGATGCCGCGGGCAATAGTTATACGGCAGCTGAAATTATTCCCTACACCATTGAACACGCCAATAAACCGGCCATGGCTCCGAACTATGCATTTATCAAACTCGGTCTTTTCGGTGGCCTGTCCGTTGACTTTTATGCCATGGGAAAGCAGGCCGGGCTGAAGGTTGTGCAAATTCTGTCCGGTTCGGATCCGGGCCAACTGCCTATCGACGATGCCAAGAAGGTTGCGATCGTCTTTAATCTTACGAGAGCCGAAAAATTGGGTATTAAAATACCCTCGGATATCTTGCTGGCTGCCGACGAGGTCTTTCGCAAATAA
- a CDS encoding response regulator, whose protein sequence is MRFHLSTYLLISIATVVVLSTSIVSGVIYLSLKDNLTAEFRERIKAENGELGLLLKNRLSTVKNQLKSLALDNTIRVTLMLGANQQLQDFLNQTVSAEQDLHVFIVKNGTEECFTASRLKFDIKKNLTALDKDNHIRLLEKDPRHGFKLTYIFPVYRQKSQIGSLIGVYLFSKDDVLVNFFQNRESSRALILSNHHFWNLFDGQQSGLTKEIEEDFLPDSGALHNHFEGEKFIFNLRNEIPGLYLISSLDGLNEKTEQVFNIILLPALIVVCLTILITLLLSNKLASPLHRISELALKAAEGDSDLSEHVDSSVVEIEKLISSLRTMLKKLQRIQELQRYQELFDKVADIVLIHDFQGNVLEANRVASQMVDAAKRDPLDVCIFDFIPVEEQPQILEKLDNLYRNEREIRFETTLISETGEKRFVECHARKILYDDKLVALNVVRDLTAMKTLEKEKEHSEEQLRKVQKMEAVGTLAAGVAHDLNNILSGLVSYPDLLLYDIPDDSPLKKPILTIKSTGEKAAAIVQDMLTLARRGVVTSEVICLNEIIKEYLQSPEYVKLASYHKRVKVKTDLGEDLFNILGSPVHLSKTIMNLVSNAAEAIEDEGTITITTRACYVDKPIGGYETIEEGEYILLSIEDTGSGMSPEDCEKIFEPFYTKKTMGRSGTGLGMSVVWSTVKDLEGFIDISTKIDQGTTFYLYFPATRKELAKKQTHLPIGEYKGGGQSILVVDDVKEQREVAEMILSQLNYNATAVSSGEEAIEYLRQHTVDLVILDMIMDPGIDGLETYKRILEIHPGQRAIITSGYSETERVRETMKLGAARYIKKPYVLEQLASAVKAQLTHA, encoded by the coding sequence ATGCGCTTTCACCTCTCCACATACCTTTTGATCTCAATAGCGACCGTCGTCGTCCTTTCGACGTCCATCGTTTCCGGCGTCATCTATTTGAGTCTGAAAGACAATCTGACCGCGGAATTCAGGGAACGAATCAAAGCGGAAAATGGAGAGCTTGGATTGCTGTTGAAAAACCGGTTGTCCACAGTCAAAAACCAACTCAAGTCGTTGGCCCTGGACAACACGATTCGGGTGACCTTGATGCTGGGTGCGAACCAGCAGTTGCAGGATTTTCTCAACCAAACCGTGTCGGCGGAGCAGGATTTGCACGTTTTCATAGTCAAAAATGGGACCGAAGAATGTTTTACAGCCTCCAGGCTGAAATTCGACATCAAAAAAAATCTGACCGCCCTGGACAAGGACAATCATATCAGACTGCTCGAAAAGGACCCCCGGCATGGTTTCAAGTTGACCTATATTTTTCCTGTCTACAGGCAGAAAAGCCAGATCGGGTCTTTAATCGGAGTTTATCTTTTCAGCAAAGACGATGTGCTCGTCAACTTTTTTCAAAACAGGGAAAGCAGCCGCGCGCTTATCCTGTCCAATCATCACTTTTGGAATTTGTTCGATGGACAACAGAGCGGGCTGACAAAAGAAATCGAAGAAGATTTTCTTCCCGATAGTGGCGCCCTGCACAACCATTTCGAAGGGGAAAAATTTATATTCAATTTGCGTAATGAAATACCCGGATTATATCTGATCTCCTCTCTCGACGGTTTGAACGAAAAAACGGAACAGGTATTTAATATCATTCTTCTGCCGGCTTTGATCGTCGTTTGCCTGACGATTTTGATTACGCTGCTGTTGAGCAACAAACTCGCATCGCCCCTTCACAGGATCTCCGAACTCGCCCTGAAAGCTGCGGAAGGCGACTCCGATTTATCGGAGCACGTCGACAGTTCCGTTGTCGAGATCGAAAAATTGATATCCTCGCTGCGGACCATGCTGAAAAAACTGCAACGCATACAAGAGCTTCAGCGGTACCAGGAGCTTTTCGATAAAGTTGCCGACATTGTGCTGATTCACGATTTCCAGGGAAATGTTCTTGAAGCCAACAGGGTCGCGTCCCAAATGGTGGACGCCGCAAAACGAGATCCTTTGGATGTATGCATCTTTGATTTCATACCGGTTGAAGAGCAGCCTCAAATCCTGGAAAAGTTGGACAATCTTTACCGCAATGAGCGCGAAATAAGATTCGAGACGACTTTGATCTCCGAAACCGGGGAGAAAAGGTTTGTCGAATGCCACGCACGAAAAATCCTGTATGACGATAAACTGGTGGCGCTCAATGTTGTTCGTGACTTAACCGCGATGAAAACGCTTGAAAAAGAAAAGGAGCACTCGGAGGAACAGCTTCGCAAGGTTCAAAAAATGGAAGCGGTCGGCACACTGGCCGCCGGGGTGGCTCACGATCTGAACAATATCTTATCCGGCCTGGTCAGCTACCCCGACCTGTTGTTGTACGATATTCCCGATGACAGCCCATTGAAAAAGCCAATTCTAACCATAAAAAGCACGGGCGAAAAAGCGGCGGCCATCGTTCAGGATATGTTGACGCTTGCCAGAAGGGGCGTCGTTACCAGTGAAGTTATCTGCCTGAATGAAATCATCAAAGAGTATTTGCAAAGCCCGGAATACGTTAAACTGGCTTCCTACCATAAGCGCGTAAAGGTCAAAACCGACCTCGGGGAGGACTTGTTCAATATTTTGGGGTCGCCGGTTCACCTTTCCAAAACGATCATGAACCTGGTTTCCAACGCCGCCGAAGCGATTGAAGACGAGGGTACCATAACCATCACGACACGGGCATGTTACGTGGACAAACCCATCGGTGGGTATGAAACAATTGAGGAGGGCGAATATATCCTTCTTTCCATAGAAGATACGGGCAGTGGAATGTCTCCGGAAGACTGCGAAAAAATATTCGAACCCTTCTACACAAAAAAAACGATGGGAAGAAGCGGCACCGGTCTGGGAATGTCCGTCGTATGGAGTACGGTTAAAGACCTTGAGGGCTTTATCGACATATCGACCAAAATCGACCAAGGTACGACGTTTTACCTGTATTTCCCGGCAACCCGCAAAGAATTGGCCAAAAAACAGACACACCTGCCCATCGGGGAATATAAAGGAGGTGGACAATCCATTCTGGTCGTGGACGATGTCAAAGAGCAAAGAGAGGTTGCCGAAATGATTCTGTCTCAACTGAACTACAATGCCACTGCCGTATCAAGCGGCGAAGAGGCGATCGAATACCTTCGGCAACATACCGTTGATCTGGTCATTCTGGACATGATCATGGATCCCGGGATCGACGGTCTTGAGACCTATAAAAGAATTCTCGAAATCCATCCAGGGCAGCGCGCCATCATCACAAGCGGCTACTCCGAGACCGAACGGGTCAGGGAAACCATGAAATTGGGGGCAGCGCGATACATCAAAAAGCCTTATGTCTTGGAGCAGCTCGCATCGGCGGTGAAAGCCCAGCTTACGCACGCATGA
- a CDS encoding transporter substrate-binding domain-containing protein → MATIQGPAEYYGKWGELIYTEAFRRLDVDLVIQAFPLERANRMVSRKQVDGDLGRSFAFHDSYPHLIQVEEVPFSMNLSAFALNPDIRIDGWESLKSTKYRVEYLLGSKLLPGKLAPIVDPERLSTVTHWVQGLKKLMAGRTDIFIEAEGVVLYYLANDPYFKDAEIHVAGVLLESPVYAYLQPEHAELALRLSGVLKEMKEEGVVAKFQQAAIEATGGLK, encoded by the coding sequence ATGGCGACGATTCAAGGCCCGGCCGAGTACTATGGCAAGTGGGGGGAGTTGATCTACACCGAAGCCTTTCGCCGTCTGGACGTGGATCTCGTCATTCAAGCGTTTCCCCTTGAACGGGCAAATCGGATGGTGAGCCGAAAGCAGGTTGACGGCGACCTCGGAAGGAGTTTTGCCTTTCATGATTCGTATCCGCATTTAATCCAGGTCGAGGAGGTTCCGTTTTCGATGAATCTATCGGCGTTCGCCCTAAATCCCGACATCCGAATCGATGGCTGGGAGAGTTTAAAAAGCACGAAATATCGGGTGGAATACCTGCTCGGGAGCAAACTCCTTCCGGGAAAACTGGCGCCGATAGTGGATCCGGAAAGGCTGTCGACCGTTACCCATTGGGTACAGGGATTGAAAAAACTCATGGCCGGGCGAACCGATATCTTCATCGAGGCCGAAGGCGTCGTATTATACTACCTGGCAAACGATCCCTATTTCAAAGACGCGGAGATCCATGTTGCCGGCGTACTGCTTGAGTCACCGGTCTACGCTTATCTGCAGCCGGAACACGCGGAACTTGCCCTGCGGCTGTCCGGAGTACTTAAAGAGATGAAGGAAGAAGGCGTCGTCGCAAAGTTCCAACAGGCAGCCATTGAGGCCACCGGAGGGTTGAAATAA
- a CDS encoding cupin domain-containing protein, with protein sequence MSSLFENIPAELPDEIFETILATKRVKIERIVSNGHASPEGFWYDQEGNEFVLLVKGSAGLKIEGEDDIVTLKAGDYFNIESHVRHRVEWTDASCETIWLAVHY encoded by the coding sequence ATGAGTTCGTTGTTTGAAAATATTCCGGCAGAATTGCCGGATGAAATCTTCGAAACCATCTTGGCAACAAAGCGGGTAAAGATCGAACGAATCGTATCCAACGGTCACGCTTCGCCTGAAGGCTTCTGGTACGACCAGGAAGGCAATGAGTTTGTGCTGCTGGTAAAAGGAAGTGCCGGCCTGAAGATTGAAGGTGAAGATGACATCGTTACCCTGAAGGCCGGCGACTATTTCAACATCGAATCCCATGTCCGGCATCGGGTCGAATGGACGGATGCTTCCTGCGAAACAATCTGGCTTGCCGTTCACTACTGA
- a CDS encoding amidohydrolase family protein, whose product MLKAKMPSCGDKDGSMVPDGLPPVIDAHVHVFPHNLFSAVQKWFDEHAWHIRYQLTTSQIFDFLVSRGISHIIALQYAHKPGIARHLNRYMLEKCRQYGDRVTGLATVFPGEENAEDILQEAFDSGLKGVKLHAHVQCFDMNSAPMNRLYECCRTNRKPLVMHIGREPKSPAYLCDPYALCRADKLEKVINDFPDLNVCVPHLGFDETDDYRKLIEKYDNLWLDTTMVLTDYFQLKEKIDLGRYRSDRIMYGSDFPNIPYAWDRELRVLKTAEISRDVLEKICWKNAADFFDLPF is encoded by the coding sequence ATGTTGAAAGCGAAAATGCCATCCTGCGGCGACAAGGATGGATCAATGGTTCCTGACGGGCTTCCCCCCGTAATCGATGCCCACGTTCACGTCTTTCCCCACAATCTTTTTTCCGCAGTCCAAAAATGGTTCGACGAACATGCCTGGCATATCCGCTATCAACTGACAACCTCGCAAATATTCGATTTTCTGGTTTCGCGCGGCATCTCCCATATCATTGCCCTGCAATATGCCCACAAACCTGGAATTGCGCGGCATCTGAATCGATACATGCTTGAAAAATGCCGGCAATACGGCGACCGGGTGACAGGACTGGCCACCGTGTTTCCCGGTGAGGAAAATGCCGAAGATATTTTGCAGGAGGCCTTCGACTCCGGCCTGAAGGGGGTGAAACTGCACGCCCATGTGCAGTGCTTCGACATGAACAGCGCGCCGATGAACCGCCTGTACGAATGTTGCCGGACCAACCGAAAACCGCTGGTGATGCATATCGGCAGAGAACCGAAGAGCCCCGCCTACCTTTGCGATCCGTATGCGCTTTGCCGTGCCGACAAATTGGAAAAGGTTATAAACGATTTCCCGGATCTGAACGTCTGTGTCCCCCATCTGGGATTCGACGAGACGGACGATTACAGAAAATTGATTGAAAAATATGACAATCTCTGGCTGGATACGACTATGGTCCTCACGGACTATTTCCAGTTGAAAGAAAAAATCGATCTCGGCCGTTACCGATCCGACCGGATCATGTACGGATCCGATTTCCCCAACATCCCCTATGCATGGGACCGGGAACTCAGGGTCTTGAAAACGGCAGAAATTTCCCGTGATGTACTGGAAAAAATATGCTGGAAAAACGCGGCCGATTTTTTCGACCTTCCATTTTAG